The Ruania alba genome window below encodes:
- a CDS encoding YdeI/OmpD-associated family protein — translation MSALPAGTVHGLPDDLRDELTAHEEALAAWHDITPLARNEFICWVTDAKQQKTRERRIRRTREELEEGMRRPCCWPGCSLREKSSR, via the coding sequence ATGTCCGCGCTCCCGGCCGGCACCGTGCACGGCCTCCCCGACGATCTCCGCGACGAGCTGACCGCGCACGAGGAGGCGCTCGCCGCCTGGCACGACATCACCCCGCTCGCGCGCAACGAGTTCATCTGCTGGGTCACCGATGCCAAGCAGCAGAAGACCCGCGAGCGGAGGATCCGGCGCACCCGGGAAGAACTCGAGGAGGGGATGCGCCGACCCTGCTGCTGGCCCGGCTGCAGTCTCCGGGAGAAGAGCAGCCGCTGA
- a CDS encoding Crp/Fnr family transcriptional regulator, producing MNGDPLAALSGTVRRLGGEVPDDQVRQAAWVARCVGNDAHAPLTPADVSALAHVVRPRPMVPGQVLFTEGTDSAGVWIVRAGTAELSIGSGRARTVIRVLRPGDVDGDVPLLMSMPTPYTARSDSEGTVLFLASSDFDDLLATHPHIARRWITSIAMRLASSQARLMNLLGQPLPVQLARLLLDESVEGHVELPQRTLAAMLGVQRPSLNKVLKDLERSGWIAVRYRGIDLVDVQALEKRANRR from the coding sequence ATGAATGGCGATCCGCTCGCTGCTCTCTCCGGGACCGTGCGGCGCCTCGGCGGTGAGGTCCCGGACGATCAGGTGCGCCAGGCCGCCTGGGTCGCCCGATGCGTCGGCAACGACGCGCACGCTCCGCTCACTCCTGCCGATGTGTCCGCGCTCGCGCACGTGGTGCGCCCTCGGCCGATGGTGCCCGGGCAGGTGCTGTTCACCGAGGGCACGGACTCAGCCGGGGTCTGGATCGTACGTGCCGGAACCGCCGAACTGTCGATCGGCTCGGGCCGGGCGCGAACGGTGATCCGGGTGCTCCGGCCCGGCGATGTCGATGGCGACGTGCCGTTGCTGATGTCGATGCCCACGCCGTACACGGCGCGTTCGGACTCGGAGGGGACCGTGCTGTTCCTCGCCTCGAGCGACTTCGACGATCTGCTCGCGACCCATCCGCACATCGCTCGCCGCTGGATCACCAGCATTGCGATGCGGCTCGCGTCCAGTCAGGCACGCCTGATGAACCTGCTCGGGCAGCCGCTGCCGGTCCAGCTCGCCCGGCTGCTGCTGGACGAGTCGGTCGAGGGTCACGTGGAGCTCCCGCAACGCACTCTGGCGGCGATGCTCGGTGTACAGCGACCGTCCCTGAACAAGGTGCTCAAGGATCTCGAGAGGTCCGGGTGGATCGCGGTGCGCTACCGCGGGATCGACCTCGTGGATGTGCAGGCGCTGGAGAAACGCGCGAACCGCCGCTGA
- a CDS encoding peroxiredoxin-like family protein — MSTRRPPHGTGAMRIGMHVPYRSLDAAGESGAVEVPDSERLMHLQFRRYAGCPICNRHLRFFVDRHDEIRRAGIAEVAVFHSSHEVLTPLALGFPFPLIPDPGKHLYREFGVEQSWRAITHPKAWLAATAGWLKQPPSLPADDGSGHLGLPADFLIAPDARILAVGYGAHADDHWSVDDVLRLAAEAGSAGNGGEH, encoded by the coding sequence ATGAGCACGAGACGTCCTCCCCACGGCACCGGAGCCATGCGCATCGGGATGCACGTGCCGTACCGGAGCCTGGACGCCGCAGGTGAGTCCGGCGCGGTCGAGGTCCCCGACTCCGAGCGTCTGATGCACCTGCAGTTCCGGCGGTACGCCGGTTGCCCGATCTGCAACCGCCACCTGAGGTTTTTCGTGGACCGGCACGACGAGATCCGCCGCGCCGGGATCGCCGAGGTGGCCGTGTTCCACTCCTCTCACGAGGTGCTCACCCCGCTCGCGCTCGGTTTCCCGTTCCCGCTGATCCCCGACCCGGGCAAACATCTGTACCGGGAGTTCGGGGTGGAGCAGTCCTGGCGCGCCATCACCCACCCGAAGGCGTGGCTGGCTGCGACCGCGGGGTGGCTGAAACAGCCGCCGAGCCTGCCCGCCGACGACGGCAGCGGCCATCTCGGCCTGCCCGCCGACTTCCTGATCGCCCCGGACGCGCGCATCCTCGCCGTCGGCTACGGGGCCCATGCCGACGACCACTGGTCGGTGGACGACGTGCTGCGGCTGGCCGCTGAGGCGGGCTCGGCCGGGAACGGCGGTGAGCACTAG
- a CDS encoding RecQ family ATP-dependent DNA helicase, whose product MTSTAEILATTIRSVAGPDAAPRADQERAVVELVDNGRRVLVVQATGWGKSAVYWGATAALRSRGAGPTLVVSPLLALMRDQIAAAERAGLAAATINSTNIEEWDDVLGALAAGRIDVLLISPERLANPRFADRLPDLLASTGMLVIDEAHCVSDWGFDFRPDYQRLTRTLLHLAPGTPVLATTATANERVTADVADQLGTDGTEALTLRGSLARASLRLAVVPGLSPLDRYAWVAEALGRLPGSGIVYALTVAEAERVAGFLREQGLDVAAYTGQTENRTELEDRLRDNQVKALVATSALGMGYDKPDLAFCIHLGSPASPVAYYQQVGRAGRALDNATAVLVPSDADERIWEYFATAGIPDPEQVDQVLDVLGRAAMGDPESGAPAEAVSETALSTATGIRPGRLSTLLKIIAVDGVVERVRGGWVGTGKPWHYDEQKWAGLRKVRAAEADLMRRYAHGEGCLMQFLQVALDDPDPRPCGRCSVCDGHLPEPGERPGEEMVAAARTYFRGLDAVVEPRKLWPSGVDGVRGKIGPIIAPGRAVAFADDPAWSDVLARMWQRDEPAPAEILAAAVATLSRWARHWERPTAVVPMPSRRFPQLVGSVAAHLSQVGRLPLVEALEVTGPRPTEDATSGMRVRELLARTRALDGVELSGPVLLVDDAIRTRWTVTVAAHLLGQAGATSVLPFAVHQLP is encoded by the coding sequence ATGACTTCCACCGCCGAGATCCTCGCCACCACCATCCGCTCTGTGGCCGGCCCGGATGCCGCCCCGCGCGCCGATCAGGAACGCGCGGTGGTCGAGCTGGTCGACAACGGCCGGCGTGTGCTCGTGGTGCAGGCCACCGGGTGGGGGAAATCTGCTGTCTATTGGGGCGCGACGGCGGCCCTGCGCTCCCGTGGGGCCGGCCCCACGCTCGTGGTGTCACCACTCCTGGCACTCATGCGGGACCAGATCGCGGCGGCGGAGCGGGCCGGGCTGGCCGCCGCCACGATCAACTCCACGAACATCGAGGAGTGGGACGACGTGCTCGGTGCACTCGCCGCCGGGCGGATCGACGTGCTGCTGATCTCCCCGGAACGGCTCGCGAACCCTCGGTTCGCCGATCGCCTGCCGGACCTGCTCGCCTCCACCGGCATGCTGGTGATCGACGAGGCGCACTGCGTCTCGGACTGGGGCTTCGACTTCCGCCCGGACTACCAGCGGCTCACCCGCACGCTTCTGCACCTCGCACCCGGCACCCCCGTGCTGGCCACCACGGCGACGGCGAACGAACGGGTGACGGCCGACGTCGCCGACCAGCTCGGTACGGATGGCACGGAGGCGTTGACCCTGCGTGGCTCCCTCGCACGTGCGTCGTTGCGGCTCGCGGTGGTCCCGGGCCTGAGCCCGCTGGACCGGTACGCGTGGGTGGCCGAGGCACTGGGCCGGCTGCCCGGGTCCGGGATCGTGTACGCCCTCACCGTGGCCGAGGCGGAACGGGTGGCGGGATTCCTGCGGGAGCAGGGCCTGGACGTGGCCGCCTACACCGGGCAGACGGAGAATCGCACGGAGCTCGAGGACAGGCTCCGGGACAACCAGGTGAAGGCATTGGTGGCGACCTCCGCGCTCGGGATGGGCTACGACAAACCCGACCTGGCGTTCTGCATCCACCTCGGATCGCCCGCCTCCCCGGTGGCCTATTACCAGCAGGTGGGGCGTGCAGGGCGCGCGTTGGACAACGCGACGGCCGTGCTGGTTCCCTCCGACGCGGACGAACGCATCTGGGAGTACTTTGCCACGGCAGGCATCCCCGACCCGGAGCAGGTGGACCAGGTGCTCGACGTGCTCGGCCGGGCCGCCATGGGCGATCCGGAGTCCGGCGCGCCGGCCGAAGCGGTCTCGGAGACGGCGCTGTCCACGGCCACCGGGATCCGGCCCGGACGGTTGTCCACGCTGCTGAAGATCATCGCCGTCGACGGCGTGGTGGAGCGAGTGCGGGGCGGCTGGGTCGGGACCGGGAAGCCGTGGCACTACGACGAGCAGAAGTGGGCAGGGCTGCGGAAGGTGCGCGCTGCCGAGGCCGATCTGATGCGCCGGTACGCCCACGGTGAGGGATGCCTGATGCAGTTCCTGCAGGTGGCGCTGGACGATCCGGATCCGCGCCCGTGCGGGCGGTGCTCGGTGTGCGACGGGCACCTGCCCGAACCCGGCGAGCGCCCCGGCGAAGAGATGGTGGCCGCGGCACGGACCTACTTCCGCGGCCTGGACGCGGTGGTGGAGCCGCGCAAGTTGTGGCCCTCCGGCGTGGACGGGGTGCGCGGGAAGATCGGGCCGATCATTGCGCCCGGGCGGGCGGTCGCGTTCGCGGACGACCCGGCGTGGTCGGACGTGCTGGCCCGGATGTGGCAGCGGGACGAGCCTGCTCCTGCCGAGATCCTTGCGGCGGCGGTGGCCACGCTGAGCCGGTGGGCACGGCATTGGGAACGCCCGACGGCGGTCGTTCCGATGCCGTCACGACGGTTCCCCCAGCTGGTGGGTTCCGTGGCAGCGCACCTGTCCCAGGTGGGGCGCCTTCCGCTGGTGGAGGCCCTGGAGGTGACCGGGCCGCGACCGACGGAGGACGCGACGTCGGGGATGCGGGTGCGTGAACTGCTCGCCCGCACCCGGGCGCTCGACGGTGTGGAACTGTCCGGGCCGGTGCTGCTGGTTGACGACGCGATCCGGACTCGATGGACCGTGACGGTGGCGGCGCACCTGCTCGGTCAGGCCGGGGCGACGTCGGTCTTGCCGTTCGCCGTGCACCAGTTGCCCTGA
- a CDS encoding HNH endonuclease signature motif containing protein codes for MSTTTHLGTTPAEAVRDLLSEHLTETDAPGKLAVVTALLDDVLETDLPGLPSAVLPEVVGGVEQVRRRLDALTTATVSAVEADGTWAVSGARTMASWWVNATGTHGGKARGQVHLSRTLRNHLPATTMALRAGVISGDHAAALARHATTTPILRERLGHPDVGEDFLISQARVLDADSFTRLVKTWAVRADPEAAERNWREESAKEHLFVSATTAGRRVDGWLDDTNGQIVEQAFAAVTGVPAADDERTPSQRNAHALITLAQHVLDSGQFQPTARVRPHLLVHVPADTLHRLTTTPTPISDHRRPRCTCHHPTSSSASGAGEVSGDKGEAGLLETALPGLEHTAGHAPGCPGDPAAPVISSTIDHEHLVGAEPATLADGTPISHAELAHLTCDAEFTRIILNPDSQPLDVGRAQRLHTAAQTKAIWARDHHCQHPGCTAPPGLGEIHHSTWWSRGGHTNTHHGILLCWYHHRLVHQRDITITRHHDHWHFTTPSGHPINYHHPPPCEQPAIPPEEPEPPAPPGPPGPPVIPRE; via the coding sequence ATGAGCACCACCACCCATCTGGGCACCACCCCGGCCGAGGCTGTCCGGGACCTGCTGAGCGAACACCTGACCGAGACCGATGCGCCCGGGAAGTTGGCCGTGGTCACCGCCCTGCTCGATGACGTGCTCGAGACGGACCTGCCCGGGCTGCCCTCCGCGGTGCTGCCTGAGGTGGTGGGCGGGGTGGAGCAGGTGCGGCGCCGGTTGGACGCCCTCACCACCGCGACGGTGTCCGCGGTGGAAGCCGATGGGACGTGGGCTGTGTCAGGGGCACGGACGATGGCGTCCTGGTGGGTCAACGCCACCGGGACTCACGGGGGTAAAGCCCGTGGCCAGGTGCACCTGTCCCGCACCCTGCGTAACCACCTACCCGCCACCACCATGGCTCTTCGTGCCGGGGTGATCAGCGGCGACCATGCCGCCGCGTTGGCCAGGCACGCCACCACCACACCCATCCTGCGGGAACGATTGGGCCACCCCGACGTGGGTGAGGACTTCCTCATATCTCAGGCGCGGGTGTTGGATGCGGACTCCTTCACCCGATTGGTGAAAACCTGGGCGGTGCGGGCTGACCCCGAGGCGGCGGAGCGGAACTGGCGTGAAGAGTCCGCCAAAGAGCACCTCTTCGTCTCAGCCACCACCGCCGGGCGCCGCGTGGACGGGTGGCTCGATGACACCAACGGTCAGATCGTGGAGCAAGCCTTCGCCGCCGTCACCGGGGTGCCCGCCGCTGATGATGAACGCACCCCGTCCCAGCGCAACGCCCACGCCCTGATCACCCTCGCCCAGCACGTCCTCGACAGTGGCCAGTTCCAACCCACAGCCCGGGTCCGCCCCCACCTGCTCGTCCACGTCCCCGCCGACACCCTGCACCGCCTGACCACCACACCCACCCCCATCAGTGATCACCGGCGCCCCCGCTGCACCTGCCACCACCCCACCAGCAGCAGTGCAAGTGGTGCGGGTGAGGTCTCGGGCGATAAGGGTGAGGCGGGCCTGCTCGAGACTGCACTGCCGGGTCTGGAGCACACGGCTGGTCATGCGCCGGGGTGCCCGGGCGACCCGGCCGCCCCGGTGATCAGCTCAACCATCGACCACGAACACCTGGTCGGCGCAGAACCCGCGACCCTGGCTGATGGCACCCCCATCAGCCACGCCGAGCTCGCCCACCTGACCTGTGATGCCGAATTCACCCGCATCATCCTCAACCCCGACAGCCAACCCCTGGATGTCGGCCGGGCGCAACGCCTGCACACCGCCGCCCAGACCAAAGCGATCTGGGCCCGCGACCACCACTGCCAGCACCCCGGCTGCACCGCACCACCAGGATTGGGCGAGATCCACCACAGCACCTGGTGGTCCCGCGGCGGCCACACCAACACCCACCACGGCATCCTGCTCTGCTGGTACCACCATCGCCTCGTTCATCAGCGCGATATCACCATCACCCGACACCACGACCACTGGCACTTCACCACACCCAGCGGCCACCCCATCAACTACCACCACCCACCACCCTGCGAACAACCAGCCATCCCACCCGAGGAACCAGAACCACCGGCACCACCGGGACCACCGGGACCACCCGTCATCCCACGGGAATAA
- a CDS encoding small ribosomal subunit Rsm22 family protein, giving the protein MHPIPGPLAAAAEDVLAAHRPAEVARAARALSERYLADRPAREPIMDSDLRAAAYVLTRMPATFAAARFALDQVIEAVPDLHPRQIVDLGAGTGAMSWAAVDAFAGIERVRVVDYSAAALALARRMLAPSGAAVEHVVARLDRGDAGGDGRGAGGARADLALAGYVLGELDTAGRDAVVDRLLRSADTVVVLEPGTPAGYARVLRVRDQMLEAGMRIAAPCPHEQTCPLTDGDWCHAATRLVRSSAHRQAKGGSRDFEDEKFAYVAATRLAVQPPGARVLRHPQVRPGHVQLELCADDGTARALTVTKRDKAAFRAARKVAWGEGWN; this is encoded by the coding sequence GTGCACCCGATCCCCGGTCCGCTGGCCGCTGCCGCCGAGGACGTCTTGGCCGCGCACCGACCCGCCGAGGTTGCTCGTGCTGCGCGGGCACTGAGTGAGCGGTACCTGGCCGACCGCCCGGCGCGCGAGCCGATCATGGATTCCGACCTGCGTGCGGCTGCGTACGTGCTGACCCGGATGCCGGCGACGTTCGCCGCGGCGAGGTTCGCGCTCGACCAGGTGATCGAGGCCGTTCCGGACCTGCACCCGCGACAGATCGTGGACCTGGGGGCCGGCACCGGCGCGATGAGCTGGGCCGCGGTGGATGCGTTCGCCGGTATCGAACGGGTGCGGGTGGTGGACTACTCGGCCGCGGCGCTGGCGCTGGCCAGGCGGATGCTTGCCCCCTCGGGTGCTGCGGTCGAGCATGTCGTGGCGCGCCTGGATCGAGGCGATGCGGGTGGTGACGGCCGTGGCGCTGGTGGGGCGCGTGCTGACCTCGCTCTGGCGGGGTATGTCCTGGGTGAGTTGGACACGGCGGGACGGGACGCAGTGGTCGATCGGCTCCTACGCAGCGCGGACACGGTGGTGGTGCTGGAGCCGGGTACTCCAGCTGGATACGCGCGAGTGCTGCGGGTTCGGGACCAGATGCTGGAGGCTGGGATGCGGATCGCGGCTCCCTGCCCGCACGAGCAGACATGCCCACTGACTGACGGCGACTGGTGCCACGCTGCGACCCGGCTGGTGCGGAGCTCGGCGCACCGGCAGGCCAAGGGTGGTTCGCGCGACTTCGAGGACGAGAAGTTCGCCTACGTGGCCGCTACCCGGCTCGCGGTGCAGCCACCTGGCGCCCGCGTGCTGCGACACCCCCAGGTGCGGCCGGGACACGTGCAGCTCGAGCTGTGCGCCGACGACGGAACGGCCCGTGCGCTGACCGTCACCAAACGGGACAAGGCAGCATTCCGGGCAGCGCGCAAGGTGGCGTGGGGTGAAGGGTGGAACTGA
- a CDS encoding MOSC domain-containing protein encodes MALVKSVNIGVPRSNPWKDAGTTGIDKRPVSGPVAVRAPGPKGTGAVGLHGDRVHDVEHHGGDYQAVYAYARESLDGWAERLGRPLDDGAFGENLTTSGFDVDAALIGERWQVGPDLLLEVSCPRIPCGTFQGWMGERGWIRTFTDAAEPGAYLRVIEPGEIRAGDPIVLSHRPDHHVSVATCFRALTTQPDLLPDCWPPASLMRYLPRTWPGSAAVCTAESH; translated from the coding sequence GTGGCACTCGTGAAGTCGGTGAACATCGGCGTCCCTCGTTCGAATCCGTGGAAGGACGCGGGGACTACCGGGATCGACAAGCGCCCGGTGAGTGGCCCGGTGGCAGTGCGCGCACCTGGGCCGAAAGGCACCGGCGCCGTCGGGCTGCACGGGGACCGCGTGCACGACGTGGAGCACCACGGAGGTGACTACCAGGCCGTGTATGCCTATGCACGCGAGTCCCTGGACGGCTGGGCTGAGCGACTCGGGCGACCGCTCGATGACGGCGCGTTCGGGGAGAATCTCACCACCTCAGGCTTCGACGTGGACGCAGCGCTGATCGGTGAGCGCTGGCAAGTAGGCCCGGACTTGCTGCTGGAAGTCTCCTGCCCCCGGATCCCGTGCGGCACGTTCCAGGGGTGGATGGGCGAGCGCGGCTGGATCCGCACGTTCACCGATGCGGCAGAGCCTGGCGCCTATCTCCGGGTCATCGAGCCGGGCGAGATCCGCGCAGGTGACCCGATCGTGCTCAGTCACCGTCCCGATCACCACGTCAGTGTGGCCACGTGTTTCCGCGCCCTCACCACCCAACCGGACCTGCTCCCCGACTGCTGGCCCCCGGCGTCGCTGATGCGCTACCTCCCGAGGACATGGCCCGGATCCGCCGCCGTGTGCACGGCTGAGAGTCACTGA
- a CDS encoding circularly permuted type 2 ATP-grasp protein: protein MADLLASYRSTGPGHDEMLQSSGAARAAWDQMADLAQVRTWEQLADRRQDVATLLEDHGARYGTAPEDVAWQLDPLPVIIDEVEWASVETAVRQRAELLDAVLTDLYGERRLLATGVLPQEIVLAHPGFLRAVDGIQIPGPHQLFLYAADLARNADGSWVALSDRAQAPSGLGFAMEDRRVVAHVLAGSYRQARIRRIGPFYHAMRSACEDVAPASAGDSPRVALMTPGPFSETAFDQGYLATMLGLPLVEGEDLVVTDGRVWMRSLSGLEPVDVLIRRVDAEFCDPLDLRGDSRLGVPGLVEAARSGAVTVVNPFGAGVIENPALMTFLPRLARELLGHELQLGSAVTYWCGERSMCSHVIAHLDRLVIRQTMPGGRRVNGWDLTVGERADLAAEIAADPFVWVGQEPVDASTTPTIGADSLEARPTALRTFALARPGGYQVMSGGLARVDRISGELGHTPPPVTAAAEELTDTAMLVPSAEEAAASTPTRATPARPATVSVAKDVWILSAEPQTIQDPWLSDPHAPYRPTVPAISPGAAEDLFWFGRYTERAEATVRLIRAVADRWDDYHLVPHSVGGQTLTVLTTALNEVAAGGSLAETLLDERREGSVAFALARAVRAATGVRDQLSGDTWIALSGVERALARERVRRRRIADSDADLGGVLARSLEGLLALAGIGAEAMVRDVGWALLDVGRRLERAQHLVQVLRATVLDHRDGAVDSMVLESVLIAHESVITYRRRTQSRARLDAFLDLLLLDRNNPRSLTYQLTTLRTDLDSLPTAARNAQVRDQLLADLADLLIEHDAVSLSDTDEAGRRGRLAELLESLDWRLRDLANEIARVHFAHPVPIQWEDAAGTWVPRRDEVIQ from the coding sequence GTGGCCGACCTCCTCGCCTCCTACCGGTCCACCGGTCCGGGCCACGACGAGATGCTGCAGTCCAGTGGCGCTGCCCGCGCCGCGTGGGACCAGATGGCCGACCTCGCCCAGGTGCGCACCTGGGAACAGCTGGCGGACCGCCGTCAGGACGTGGCCACGCTGTTGGAGGACCACGGCGCCCGATACGGCACGGCGCCGGAAGATGTGGCGTGGCAGCTGGACCCGCTCCCGGTGATCATCGACGAGGTCGAGTGGGCGAGCGTGGAGACCGCCGTGCGGCAGCGCGCCGAACTCCTCGATGCCGTCCTCACTGATCTCTACGGGGAGCGGCGTCTGCTCGCCACCGGTGTGCTCCCGCAGGAGATCGTGCTCGCCCATCCGGGCTTCCTGCGCGCCGTGGACGGGATCCAGATCCCCGGCCCGCACCAGTTGTTCCTGTACGCCGCTGACCTGGCGCGCAATGCCGACGGGTCGTGGGTGGCTCTCTCCGACCGCGCCCAGGCACCCTCCGGGCTCGGGTTCGCGATGGAGGACCGTCGCGTGGTCGCCCACGTGCTCGCCGGCTCCTATCGGCAGGCGCGAATCCGCAGGATCGGGCCGTTCTACCACGCGATGCGCAGCGCCTGCGAGGACGTCGCCCCCGCGAGCGCCGGGGACTCCCCGCGGGTCGCTCTGATGACGCCGGGACCGTTCTCGGAGACGGCGTTCGACCAGGGCTACCTCGCCACGATGCTCGGACTCCCACTGGTCGAGGGAGAAGACCTGGTGGTCACCGACGGGCGCGTGTGGATGCGGTCGCTGTCTGGTCTGGAGCCGGTGGACGTCCTCATCCGTAGGGTCGACGCCGAGTTCTGCGACCCGCTCGACCTGCGCGGCGACTCCCGCCTGGGTGTGCCGGGTCTGGTCGAGGCCGCCCGAAGCGGCGCGGTCACGGTGGTCAACCCGTTCGGTGCGGGCGTGATCGAGAACCCGGCGTTGATGACGTTCCTGCCCCGACTCGCCCGCGAGCTGCTCGGTCACGAGTTGCAGCTCGGTTCGGCCGTGACCTACTGGTGCGGCGAGCGCAGCATGTGCTCACACGTGATCGCCCACCTCGACCGCCTCGTGATCCGCCAGACGATGCCGGGCGGTCGGCGCGTGAACGGGTGGGACCTCACCGTCGGCGAGCGGGCCGACCTCGCCGCCGAGATCGCCGCCGACCCGTTCGTGTGGGTGGGTCAGGAGCCCGTGGATGCCTCCACCACGCCCACCATCGGGGCGGACTCGCTCGAGGCACGTCCGACGGCGTTGCGCACCTTCGCGCTGGCCCGTCCCGGTGGGTATCAGGTCATGTCGGGCGGCCTGGCGCGGGTGGACCGGATCTCCGGCGAGCTGGGGCACACCCCGCCGCCCGTCACGGCGGCGGCCGAGGAGTTGACCGACACCGCCATGCTGGTGCCGTCAGCGGAGGAAGCGGCAGCGAGCACGCCCACCCGGGCGACCCCGGCGCGGCCGGCCACGGTGTCCGTAGCCAAGGACGTGTGGATCCTCTCCGCGGAGCCGCAGACCATTCAGGACCCGTGGCTCAGCGACCCGCACGCTCCCTACCGTCCGACGGTGCCTGCCATCTCCCCCGGTGCCGCCGAGGACCTGTTCTGGTTCGGCAGGTACACCGAACGGGCGGAGGCGACCGTGCGTCTGATCCGCGCTGTCGCCGATCGGTGGGACGACTACCACCTCGTCCCGCACTCGGTGGGCGGGCAGACGCTCACCGTGCTCACCACCGCGCTGAACGAGGTAGCGGCGGGCGGCTCACTTGCCGAGACACTCCTGGACGAGCGGCGTGAGGGGAGCGTCGCGTTCGCCCTCGCCCGGGCGGTGCGCGCCGCGACCGGCGTCCGCGACCAGCTCTCCGGGGACACCTGGATCGCCCTTTCCGGTGTGGAGCGGGCACTGGCCCGCGAACGGGTCCGCCGGCGCCGCATCGCCGACTCGGACGCGGACCTGGGCGGCGTGCTCGCCCGCAGCCTCGAGGGACTCCTCGCCCTCGCCGGCATCGGTGCCGAGGCGATGGTTCGCGACGTGGGCTGGGCCCTACTGGATGTCGGCCGACGCCTCGAGCGGGCGCAGCACCTGGTGCAGGTGTTGCGTGCCACGGTGCTCGACCACCGTGACGGCGCGGTGGACTCGATGGTGCTGGAGTCGGTGCTGATCGCGCACGAGTCCGTGATCACCTATCGGCGCCGCACCCAGTCTCGGGCCCGGCTGGACGCATTCCTCGATCTGCTCCTGCTGGACCGCAACAACCCACGGTCCCTGACGTATCAGCTGACCACGCTGCGCACGGACCTGGACTCGTTGCCCACCGCAGCCCGCAACGCACAGGTACGTGACCAGCTGCTCGCCGATCTGGCCGACCTGCTCATCGAGCACGACGCCGTCTCGCTCAGTGACACCGATGAGGCCGGGCGACGAGGGCGTCTCGCCGAGCTTCTGGAGTCGCTGGACTGGCGCTTGCGTGACCTCGCGAACGAGATCGCCCGGGTGCATTTCGCGCACCCGGTGCCGATCCAGTGGGAGGACGCCGCCGGCACCTGGGTGCCCCGACGTGACGAGGTGATCCAGTGA
- a CDS encoding transglutaminase family protein — MSAKNPHANSTRHYRLTHETTYSYPEVVTSSYGRATLLPRPGGGQQVHTSGLVVDPGPTTLGEHRDFAGNRSGFFHVTTEHDVLRVVSHAVITTNRRRTDAARLPTLAWEEVAQLVRSIHIGAPGTASDNPSTVVSIADSRLPSPMVDTDEAVRDYAAESFAPGRALCDVIMDLTHRIYTDFTYAPGSTSVTSRLPEVLAGRKGVCQDFAHLLIGCVRSMGLAARYVSGYIETQPPPGKPKLRGVDASHAWASVWLPGGGWVQVDPTNDQVVDNRYVTIGWGRDYRDVAPLRGIVFTDGSGSQLNVGVDLWPLEGSAVAGAVAEVEELTTSWRSQGARPEASTEKGT, encoded by the coding sequence GTGAGCGCCAAGAACCCACACGCGAACTCCACCCGCCACTACCGGCTCACCCATGAGACCACGTACAGCTATCCCGAGGTGGTGACCTCCTCCTACGGCCGGGCCACGCTGCTCCCCCGGCCCGGTGGCGGTCAGCAGGTGCACACCAGCGGTCTGGTGGTCGACCCTGGCCCGACCACGCTCGGCGAGCACCGCGACTTCGCCGGGAACCGGTCCGGCTTCTTCCACGTGACCACCGAGCACGACGTGCTGCGCGTGGTGAGCCACGCCGTGATCACCACCAACCGCCGCCGTACCGACGCCGCGCGGCTCCCCACGCTCGCCTGGGAGGAGGTCGCCCAGCTGGTCCGCTCGATCCACATCGGGGCCCCGGGGACCGCGAGCGACAACCCCAGCACCGTCGTCTCGATCGCCGACTCGCGGTTGCCCTCGCCGATGGTGGACACCGACGAGGCGGTACGTGATTACGCCGCGGAGTCCTTCGCCCCGGGCCGGGCGCTGTGCGACGTGATCATGGACCTCACACACCGCATCTACACCGACTTCACCTACGCACCCGGGTCCACCTCGGTCACGTCTCGTCTCCCCGAGGTGCTGGCCGGCCGCAAGGGCGTCTGCCAGGATTTCGCGCACCTGCTGATCGGTTGCGTGCGGTCGATGGGCTTGGCGGCCCGCTACGTCTCGGGCTACATCGAGACCCAACCCCCTCCAGGCAAGCCGAAGCTGCGCGGGGTGGACGCCTCGCACGCATGGGCCTCGGTCTGGCTGCCCGGCGGTGGCTGGGTCCAGGTGGACCCCACCAATGATCAGGTGGTCGACAACCGGTACGTGACGATCGGCTGGGGGCGCGACTACCGTGACGTCGCGCCGCTGCGTGGCATCGTGTTCACCGACGGCTCCGGCTCCCAGCTGAACGTGGGCGTGGACCTGTGGCCGTTGGAGGGTAGTGCGGTGGCAGGCGCCGTCGCCGAGGTGGAGGAGCTGACGACCAGCTGGCGCAGCCAGGGCGCACGGCCGGAGGCATCGACGGAGAAGGGAACCTGA